One Mycobacteroides salmoniphilum DNA segment encodes these proteins:
- a CDS encoding Lrp/AsnC family transcriptional regulator — MTADSERAPERPLDDVDRILVRELARDGRATLAHLAAKAGLSISAVQTRVRRLESRGVLTGYAARVNPESVGQMLSAFVAITPLDPSQPDDAPARLEHIAAIESCHSVAGEESYVLLVRVPSPRALEELLQLIRTTANVRTRSTIILQTFYDGRQLVP; from the coding sequence GTGACTGCGGATTCCGAGAGAGCACCCGAGCGTCCGCTCGACGACGTCGATCGAATTCTGGTGCGCGAGTTGGCTCGCGATGGCCGGGCGACCCTTGCGCATTTGGCGGCCAAAGCCGGGCTGTCGATCTCGGCGGTACAGACTCGCGTGCGACGGCTGGAATCTCGCGGTGTACTCACCGGATACGCGGCCCGGGTCAATCCCGAATCGGTGGGCCAGATGCTGTCGGCGTTCGTGGCAATCACCCCTCTCGATCCTTCACAGCCCGATGATGCTCCGGCACGGCTTGAGCACATCGCCGCCATTGAGTCGTGCCACTCGGTGGCGGGCGAGGAAAGTTACGTCCTCCTAGTGCGGGTGCCCTCGCCGCGTGCGCTCGAAGAGCTGCTGCAGTTGATCCGCACCACAGCCAACGTCCGAACGCGAAGCACCATCATCTTACAAACTTTTTACGACGGTCGCCAGCTTGTGCCGTAA
- a CDS encoding VOC family protein has product MTALIPCWELRAGFAAALSRMYGTEVPAYNTLVDVSTEVNQTYATTHPDAERLGSVERVTAERHGAIRVGGPRELAAVADLFEAFGMYPVDFYDLRDAVSPVPVVSTAFRPIDEKELALNPFRVFTSMLATADRRFFDAGLRTRVENFVRQRELFDPALLARARMISAAGGATPAQAGNFIDEAVKSFALSDAPIDRAWYDELSAVSPVAADIAGVGGTHINHLTPRVLDIDDLYRRMTARGIAMIDAIQGPPRWHGPDVLLRQTSFRALAEPRRFRMSDGSVARDTLRVRFGEVEARGMALTPAGRTRYDDAMAAIDTAHADPERAASIWADHFPDTEAGLAEQELAYFRTDTGPGGEIVRSPIVYEDFLPRSAAGIFRSNLDDDGSYGDGADRCTADYSKDWMSGAIGRDIHDPYALYATIAAQSDLTIGADR; this is encoded by the coding sequence ATGACAGCACTCATCCCATGTTGGGAACTCCGGGCAGGTTTCGCGGCGGCACTCTCGCGGATGTATGGGACTGAGGTTCCCGCATACAACACGTTGGTGGATGTCAGCACCGAGGTGAACCAGACTTATGCCACAACACATCCGGACGCCGAACGGCTCGGATCCGTCGAGCGCGTGACCGCCGAACGCCATGGTGCGATCCGCGTGGGCGGCCCGCGGGAACTCGCCGCCGTTGCCGACCTGTTCGAGGCATTCGGGATGTATCCCGTCGACTTCTACGACCTGCGTGACGCCGTGTCCCCGGTGCCCGTGGTCTCCACGGCATTCCGGCCGATCGATGAAAAAGAGTTGGCGCTCAATCCCTTCCGCGTGTTCACCTCGATGCTGGCGACGGCCGACCGCCGGTTCTTCGACGCGGGCCTGCGCACCCGCGTGGAGAACTTCGTCAGGCAGCGAGAGCTATTCGATCCCGCGCTGCTGGCGCGCGCACGCATGATCAGCGCTGCCGGAGGCGCCACCCCGGCACAGGCCGGGAACTTCATTGACGAGGCCGTCAAGTCCTTCGCGCTGTCCGACGCCCCCATCGACCGTGCCTGGTATGACGAACTTTCTGCGGTCTCGCCCGTTGCGGCCGATATCGCCGGCGTGGGGGGCACCCATATCAACCATCTGACACCGCGTGTGCTCGATATCGACGACCTGTACCGGCGGATGACGGCACGCGGTATCGCCATGATCGACGCGATTCAGGGGCCACCCCGGTGGCATGGGCCCGATGTTCTCCTGCGGCAGACCTCATTCCGGGCGCTGGCCGAGCCGCGTCGCTTCCGCATGAGTGATGGTTCCGTGGCCCGCGACACGCTGCGGGTCCGGTTCGGCGAAGTCGAGGCCAGAGGCATGGCCCTGACCCCGGCCGGTCGCACCCGCTACGACGACGCCATGGCCGCCATCGATACCGCGCACGCAGATCCCGAACGGGCCGCCTCCATATGGGCCGATCACTTTCCCGATACCGAAGCCGGGCTGGCCGAACAGGAACTGGCGTACTTCCGCACGGACACCGGCCCCGGAGGTGAGATCGTGCGCAGCCCCATCGTGTATGAGGACTTCCTGCCGCGCTCGGCCGCCGGGATCTTCCGATCCAATCTTGACGACGACGGTTCCTACGGGGACGGCGCAGATCGTTGCACCGCCGACTATTCGAAGGATTGGATGTCCGGCGCCATCGGCCGGGACATCCACGATCCATACGCGCTCTACGCCACCATCGCCGCACAATCTGACCTCACGATAGGAGCCGATCGATGA
- a CDS encoding aldehyde dehydrogenase family protein has product MTTTLPTSSPEVLPSAEELRARAQNALRWIGADLELSTESGEHGGVAVRTPITGDTLFTLAASSTEDVDNAIAEAAQAFSQWRTTPAPVRGALVARLGELLTEHKKDLAELVTIEAGKIVSEALGEVQEMIDICQFAVGLSRQLYGKTMASERAGHRLMESWHPLGVVGVISAFNFPVAVWSWNTAIALVCGDTVVWKPSELTPLTAVACQALLDRAAADVGAPPEVSRLIQGGREVGEQLVDDPRVALVSATGSVRMGQQVGPRVAARFGRSLLELGGNNAAIVTPSADLDLAVRGIVFSAAGTAGQRCTTLRRLIVHHSVADALVERIVNAYGQLPVGDPFDERTLIGPLINEKSFRDMQDALETARAQGGTVIGGEHRELGDGAYYVTPAVVRMPEQGDVVHRETFAPILYVLGYDTLDEAIALNNAVPQGLSSAIFTLDMREAERFLAADGSDCGIANVNIGTSGAEIGGAFGGEKETGGGRESGSDSWKAYMRRATNTVNYSTELPLAQGVHFG; this is encoded by the coding sequence ATGACCACCACCCTGCCTACCTCATCCCCCGAGGTGCTGCCGTCCGCCGAGGAGTTGCGCGCGCGGGCCCAGAACGCACTGCGCTGGATCGGCGCTGATCTAGAACTGAGCACGGAGTCGGGCGAGCATGGCGGCGTTGCGGTCCGCACCCCCATTACCGGTGACACGCTCTTCACGCTCGCGGCGAGCTCCACGGAGGATGTCGACAACGCCATCGCCGAAGCTGCCCAAGCATTTTCACAATGGCGCACCACCCCCGCACCCGTCCGCGGGGCGTTGGTGGCCCGTCTCGGCGAGCTGCTGACGGAGCACAAGAAAGATCTGGCCGAGTTGGTGACCATCGAGGCCGGAAAGATTGTCTCCGAGGCCCTCGGCGAGGTCCAGGAGATGATCGACATATGCCAATTCGCGGTCGGACTGTCCCGGCAGCTGTACGGCAAGACGATGGCGTCCGAGCGCGCGGGGCATCGCCTGATGGAATCCTGGCATCCGCTCGGCGTAGTCGGGGTCATCTCGGCGTTCAACTTTCCGGTCGCCGTGTGGTCGTGGAACACCGCGATCGCCCTGGTCTGCGGTGACACCGTGGTGTGGAAGCCGTCCGAGCTGACGCCATTGACTGCCGTTGCCTGCCAGGCACTTCTGGACCGAGCAGCCGCCGACGTCGGGGCACCCCCGGAAGTCAGCCGATTGATCCAGGGCGGCCGCGAGGTCGGCGAACAACTCGTCGACGATCCCCGCGTCGCGTTGGTGAGTGCGACCGGATCGGTGCGGATGGGCCAGCAGGTCGGCCCGCGGGTCGCCGCGCGCTTCGGCAGATCACTGCTCGAACTGGGCGGAAACAACGCGGCGATCGTGACTCCCTCGGCAGACCTGGATCTGGCGGTGCGCGGCATCGTGTTCTCTGCCGCGGGTACCGCCGGTCAGCGCTGTACCACCTTGCGGCGGTTGATTGTTCACCACTCTGTCGCCGATGCACTGGTCGAACGCATCGTCAACGCCTACGGCCAGCTTCCGGTGGGCGATCCATTCGACGAGCGCACGTTGATCGGCCCACTGATCAACGAGAAATCGTTCCGCGATATGCAGGACGCCCTGGAAACTGCTCGCGCGCAAGGCGGGACCGTCATCGGCGGTGAACATCGGGAGCTGGGTGATGGTGCCTACTACGTCACCCCCGCCGTGGTGCGGATGCCCGAACAGGGCGACGTCGTGCACCGGGAGACCTTCGCCCCGATCCTGTACGTACTGGGCTACGACACCCTCGACGAGGCGATCGCACTGAACAACGCGGTACCTCAGGGCCTTTCCTCCGCGATCTTCACCCTGGACATGCGCGAGGCGGAACGCTTTCTGGCCGCCGACGGATCCGACTGCGGAATCGCGAACGTCAACATCGGTACCTCAGGGGCCGAGATCGGCGGAGCATTCGGCGGAGAGAAGGAGACCGGTGGCGGCCGCGAGTCGGGGTCCGACTCGTGGAAGGCCTACATGCGACGCGCCACAAACACCGTCAACTACTCCACGGAACTGCCGTTGGCCCAGGGCGTTCACTTTGGCTAA
- a CDS encoding SDR family NAD(P)-dependent oxidoreductase, protein MAIFGRVLDQAAELAPDHPESIAVQRGVAKLFKILKRQRRRQARQAELDADRAVIGATATGSADRIDDETAGLPLRGGDALGTLRRPQHCYICKVRYTEIDAFHHQLCPDCAPANRSRRDQRTDLTGRRAVLTGGRAKIGMYIALMLLRDGASLTITTRFPRDAARRFAQLPDAAGWLDRLSIVGIDLRDPAQVARFADEVAAQGPLDILINNAAQTVRRSPGSYTSLVDAEQAPLSGAAARVPITAMGDSSELHPHTLALGEGSEAAAHSLVSLALTAGSATPDRVADGTAVDAGGLLPDLVDTNSWVQTVDQIDPLELLEVQLCNSVAPFILLSRLRPALRASTAKRKYVVNVSAMEGNFSRGYKGPGHPHTNMAKAALNMLTRTSAGELFSEGILMTAVDTGWITDERPHSSKVRLAQEGFRAPLDLVDGAARVYDPIVQGERGIDLYGCFLKDFQPHPW, encoded by the coding sequence ATGGCCATCTTTGGGCGTGTTCTGGATCAGGCCGCCGAGCTTGCGCCGGATCATCCCGAGTCGATTGCTGTGCAGCGCGGGGTCGCGAAACTTTTCAAGATTCTCAAGAGACAGCGCCGTCGCCAGGCGCGCCAGGCGGAGCTGGATGCCGACCGCGCGGTAATCGGTGCGACCGCCACGGGATCGGCGGATCGGATCGACGACGAGACGGCCGGGCTGCCGCTGCGTGGTGGTGACGCCCTGGGGACGCTGCGGCGCCCGCAGCATTGCTACATCTGCAAGGTCAGATACACCGAGATCGATGCGTTCCACCATCAACTGTGCCCGGATTGCGCGCCCGCCAACAGGTCCCGGCGCGATCAGCGTACCGACCTGACCGGGCGACGGGCCGTGTTAACCGGTGGTCGCGCCAAGATCGGGATGTACATCGCCTTGATGTTGTTGCGCGACGGGGCCAGTCTCACCATTACCACCCGGTTCCCGCGGGATGCGGCCCGCAGATTCGCCCAGCTGCCTGATGCGGCGGGCTGGCTCGACCGGCTGAGCATCGTCGGCATCGACCTGCGCGACCCGGCGCAGGTGGCGCGTTTCGCCGATGAAGTTGCCGCGCAGGGTCCGTTGGACATCCTGATCAACAATGCCGCCCAGACGGTCCGCCGCAGCCCGGGCTCTTACACGTCCTTGGTTGACGCAGAACAGGCGCCGCTCAGCGGGGCCGCCGCGCGGGTCCCGATCACGGCGATGGGCGATTCCAGTGAGTTGCATCCGCACACCTTGGCGCTCGGGGAGGGATCCGAGGCCGCCGCACACTCGCTGGTGTCGTTGGCCCTGACCGCAGGCTCGGCCACGCCGGACCGGGTCGCCGACGGCACGGCTGTCGATGCCGGTGGGCTGCTACCCGATCTCGTCGATACCAACAGCTGGGTGCAGACGGTCGATCAGATTGACCCGCTGGAACTGCTTGAGGTGCAACTGTGTAACAGCGTCGCGCCCTTCATTCTGTTATCGCGGCTGCGTCCGGCGCTGCGTGCCTCCACCGCCAAGCGCAAGTATGTGGTGAACGTATCTGCGATGGAGGGCAATTTCTCGCGCGGCTATAAGGGGCCGGGGCATCCGCACACGAACATGGCCAAGGCCGCGTTGAACATGCTGACCAGAACCAGTGCGGGCGAACTGTTTTCCGAGGGCATCCTGATGACCGCCGTCGATACCGGCTGGATCACCGATGAGCGTCCGCACAGCAGCAAGGTGCGTTTGGCACAAGAGGGATTCCGGGCGCCGTTGGATCTCGTGGACGGTGCCGCCCGGGTGTATGACCCCATAGTTCAGGGTGAGCGCGGCATCGATCTGTACGGCTGCTTCCTGAAGGACTTCCAGCCGCACCCCTGGTAG
- a CDS encoding TetR/AcrR family transcriptional regulator, with translation MTDDSDAVRPSGSSPRRRLTPEDRRAELLEFGTQLFGERHYDDVRMDEVAEQAGVSRALLYRYFPDKRSFYTAVMQAEYDRLYDATISLDMDPTLTGFERLRRTLLVYLHYQEEHPYAPVTVFRMIDSADPTVAAIEQQEYDKQTDRIMAVVEHVAGDELTPALVTILRVVIRAWLTFNQELARQRAINPDLDVDWLADTSAHAMIDAVRRVPNIPKAVVDLMGAD, from the coding sequence ATGACCGACGACTCCGATGCAGTTCGCCCGAGCGGCTCATCGCCTCGCCGTCGGCTCACCCCCGAAGATCGGCGCGCCGAGCTCCTCGAGTTTGGAACTCAACTATTTGGCGAACGTCACTATGACGACGTCCGCATGGATGAGGTAGCTGAGCAGGCGGGTGTCTCCCGGGCGCTCCTGTACCGCTACTTTCCCGATAAGCGCTCGTTCTACACCGCGGTGATGCAGGCCGAGTACGACAGGCTCTACGACGCCACGATCTCGCTGGACATGGACCCAACGCTCACGGGTTTCGAGCGCCTGCGGCGCACGCTCCTGGTGTATCTGCACTACCAGGAGGAGCATCCCTATGCGCCGGTGACCGTCTTCCGCATGATCGATTCGGCCGATCCCACCGTGGCCGCCATCGAGCAACAGGAATACGACAAGCAGACCGACCGCATCATGGCTGTCGTCGAACATGTCGCCGGCGACGAATTGACGCCGGCTCTTGTCACCATCCTGCGGGTGGTCATCCGAGCATGGCTGACGTTCAACCAGGAACTGGCTCGCCAACGAGCGATCAACCCGGATCTCGATGTCGACTGGCTCGCCGATACCTCCGCACACGCCATGATCGACGCGGTGCGGCGGGTGCCGAATATCCCGAAGGCTGTCGTCGATCTCATGGGCGCCGATTAA